In Xiphophorus couchianus chromosome 8, X_couchianus-1.0, whole genome shotgun sequence, the following proteins share a genomic window:
- the LOC114149567 gene encoding NACHT, LRR and PYD domains-containing protein 12-like produces the protein MALKQMLFETLQELGDEEFRSFKWFLQQTDDVNGLPLIPKSHLENADRQETVDQMVQKYNRWAVEVLKKNLQKIYRNDLQDKLSNIHRPVQDMENSQPVRNYKERLQSNLQDTFRCIHEGWTSKRNTVNLDEVYTEPCITAAGGQPISRFIRRIEMAFGKPSEPKISSIFTHLSGAKTNIRTVTTSGEAGMGKTFLVHKFVLDWTENRTSQDVHLMFPLMLNLVNFPRQETFSLSELIHTCIPGTVHMTKEELNHIFTSLQTSGNSNFDKSEYKIIFILDGLDVSKLPLDFTAAEKLPVDVTKPAPVETLVTNLIRGYLLPSARLWITTRPSGIGQIPPEFIHMETELRGFSEQQKEEYFRKRFGDEEQAHRVISHIRMSPSLRYMCHLPVFCWITAGVLQPMLKTSTGGELPSTLTGIYIEILMVQIQTMKQKFGKPKSLKYLETLMKLAFNQLENGGLSFSVESIKEDDVNSFDDFSVYPEVFLQFFKEEHCLKMNGKKVFSFLHQSIVEFLAALFVVSHIRNKPKNTFRIPGLVYSQKHPQETVYEIIDKAVKSSDGHLDTFLRFLLGLSLQRSQLHLKDLLPQTGSSSQSRQLTVDHVQNKIRDSPSPERKISLFPCLNELMDSSPVDEVQQFLKSETGSVDELSPSHWSAMVFILLSSLNDLHVFDLKKYFPSEKFLLALLPVVKTSKTSLLTGCNLSERSCVALSSVFSSQSCSLRKLDLSNNDLRDSGVELLAAGLKSPHCQLETLRLICCNLSKGSCETLSSVLGSESCSLEELDLSSNDLQDSGMELLSAGLSSPHCKLETLRVCDCKLSEDICDALTLLELCSLRQLDLRNNELGPSAEELRQRCTQITIWTHICLGGMISKSVLIQSGCPSVYQLRVKKEKSGLLTRVTVGEKQMDEMNRKILLIGEARAEKCALINALLNYIIGVRFDDEIWFQVTEEEGHQATDVMIYEIFGFEDKSLPYSLTIIDVAGHEGFERDAVIREQLSDMDDQVAVVCLVLNAGDSLQSSRLKHTYDSVMSLFAEQEDKCTVILITNSDGQNHSNVMQYLETTQIKFIKNEKREPFYFLFNNRQHEDRTGNADELEQAYKLSERELWKFTCFLKEAEGRMILAAVEELHEHGRLKACIQNLQDRIQLTDLKVAEIKQIQKALQNHVGEVKNNESFAVEMDEVYKDTEPIGGGKWLWFFYDGALCCTVCEENCHYPGCTVAKTPEDCEVIKDGFCAVCTNKCPVSAHVKEEWRYVTKTKRVEMTLLDVRQKYKRNETKSENNISLSDHLEEEIKHQKAKKSQIIDEIYKHVVRLQQIDLKDDPAPKYLDLLIESGDTEMVLRLEGLRKQDGQNTE, from the exons ATGGCTCTGAAACAAATGCTGTTTGAGACACTACAGGAGCTGGGAGATGAAGAGTTTCGTAGCTTTAAATGGTTCTTGCAGCAGACAGATGACGTCAATGGTCTTCCACTCATCCCAAAGAGTCACCTGGAGAACGCAGACCGACAGGAGACAGTGGATCAGATGGTGCAGAAGTACAACCGCTGGGCTGTGGAGGTGCTGAAGAAGAACCTCCAGAAGATCTACAGAAATGACCTCCAGGATAAATTATCAAACATCCACAGACCTGTGCAAG ACATGGAAAATTCACAACCTGTTAGAAACTACAAAGAAAGGCTGCAATCAAACCTCCAGGATACATTTAGGTGTATACATGAAGGGTGGACTTCAAAAAGGAATACAGTCAATTTAGATGAAGTCTACACTGAGCCGTGCATCACAGCAGCAGGAGGCCAGCCTATCTCCAGGTTCATCAGAAGAATTGAAATGGCATTTGGAAAGCCGTCTGAACCAAAAATCAGCAGCATATTCACACACCTGtcaggagcaaaaacaaacatcagaacaGTGACGACCAGCGGAGAGGCAGGAATGGGAAAAACCTTCTTGGTTCACAAATTTGTTCTTGActggacagaaaacagaaccAGTCAGGATGTTCATCTGATGTTTCCCCTCATGCTTAACCTGGTGAATTTTCCACGGCAGGAGACATTCAGTCTGTCTGAACTGATCCACACATGTATTCCTGGAACTGTGCACATGACAAAGGAGGAACTTAACCACATCTTCACATCACTGCAGACATCAGGAAACTCTAATTTTGATAAGAGTgaatataaaatcatttttatattggATGGCCTGGATGTGAGCAAACTTCCACTGGACTtcactgctgcagaaaaactgcCTGTTGATGTGACAAAACCTGCTCCAGTGGAAACGCTGGTGACGAACCTGATTCGAGGGTACTTGCTTCCCTCGGCTCGCCTCTGGATCACCACCCGACCTTCAGGCATTGGCCAGATTCCTCCTGAATTCATCCACATGGAAACAGAGCTCCGAGGATTCTCTGAGCAACAGAAGGAGGAGTACTTCAGAAAGAGATTCGGAGATGAAGAGCAGGCCCACAGGGTCATCTCCCACATTAGGATGTCACCTAGCCTGCGGTACATGTGCCATCTCCCAGtcttctgctggatcactgctGGGGTTCTGCAGCCCATGTTAAAGACCAGCACTGGAGGAGAACTGCCCAGTACTTTAACTGGGATTTACATTGAGATCCTCATGGTTCAGATCCAAACCATGAAACAAAAGTTTGGCAAACCAAAAAGCTTGAAGTACCTCGAGACATTGATGAAACTTGCTTTCAACCAGCTAGAAAATGGTGGCCTGTCATTTTCTGTGGAAAGCATAAAGGAGGACGATGTTAACAGCTTCGATGATTTTTCTGTATACCCAGAAGTATTCTTACAGTTCTTCAAGGAGGAGCATTGTctgaaaatgaatggaaagaAAGTGTTTAGCTTCCTCCATCAGAGCATAGTAGAGTTTCTGGCTGCTCTGTTTGTCGTCTCACACATTAGgaacaaaccaaaaaatactTTCCGAATTCCAGGCTTAGTTTACAGCCAAAAGCACCCACAGGAAACCGTCTATGAAATCATCGACAAAGCTGTGAAGAGTTCAGATGGACACCTGGACACATTTCTTCGCTTTCTCCTTGGTCTTTCTCTGCAAAGAAGTCAGCTTCATCTTAAAGATCTACTTCcacagacaggaagtagctCACAGAGCAGACAGCTAACTGTTGATCacgttcaaaataaaatcagagacaGTCCTTCtccagaaagaaaaatctctctGTTCCCATGTCTGAATGAGCTGATGGACAGTTCTCCAGTAGACGAGGTCCAGCAGTTCCTGAAATCAGAAACAGGATCTGTGGATGAACTGTCTCCTTCTCATTGGTCAGCGATGGTCTTCATATTACTTTCATCACTAAACGATCTACATGTCTTTGACCTGAAAAAATACTTCCCTTCAGAAAAGTTTCTCCTTGCTCTCCTGCCAGTGGTCAAAACCTCCAAGACATCACT GCTGACTGGCTGTAACCTTTCAGAGAGAAGTTGTGTTGCTCTGTCCTCAGTCTTTAGCTCTCAGTCCTGTAGTCTGAGGAAGCTGGACCTGAGTAACAATGACCTCAGAGATTCAGGAGTGGAGCTGCTGGCTGCTGGGCTAAAGAGTCCCCACTGTCAACTGGAAACTCTCAG ACTTATCTGCTGTAACTTGTCAAAGGGAAGCTGTGAAACTTTGTCCTCGGTTCTTGGATCGGAGTCCTGTAGTCTTGAAGAGTTGGACCTGAGCAGCAATgacctgcaggattcaggaATGGAGCTCCTATCAGCAGGACTCAGCAGTCCACATTGTAAACTGGAGACATTAAG GGTCTGTGACTGTAAGCTGTCAGAGGATATTTGTGATGCCCTCACGCTGTTGGAGTTATGTAGTCTGAGACAGCTGGACCTGAGGAACAACGAGCTGGGCCCGTCAGCAGAGGAGCTGCGTCAAAGATGTACACAAATAACTATTTG GACTCACATCTGTCTGGGAGGAATGATCTCTAAAAGCGTTCTGATCCAGTCAGGATGTCCTTCTGTCTATCAGCTCagagtaaaaaaagagaagtctGGACTTTTGACCAGAGTCACGGTCGGTGAAAAACAAATGGACgagatgaacagaaaaatattacttattgGTGAAGCGAGAGCAGAAAAATGTGCTCTCATAAACGCTCTGTTGAACTACATCATAGGAGTGAGGTTTGATGATGAAATCTGGTTCCAGGTCACAGAGGAGGAAGGACATCAGGCAACAGATGTGATGATTTATGAGATCTTTGGTTTTGAAGATAAATCTCTGCCCTACTCTCTGACCATCATTGATGTTGCTGGACATGAAGGCTTTGAAAGAGATGCTGTTATCAGAGAACAGTTATCAGACATGGATGACCAAGTAGCAGTTGTGTGCCTGGTGCTGAACGCAGGTGACAGTCTGCAGAGCAGCCGACTGAAACACACGTACGACTCAGTCATGTCTCTGTTTGCAGAACAAGAGGACAAATGCACAGTCATTTTAATCACAAACTCAGATGGACAAAATCACAGCAACGTTATGCAATATCTGGAAACtacacaaattaaatttattaaaaatgaaaagagggaaccattttacttcctgtttaatAACCGGCAGCATGAAGACCGGACTGGAAACGCCGACGAGCTGGAGCAGGCTTATAAATTATCAGAGAGGGAACTCTGGAAGTTCACATGTTTTCTGAAAGAAGCTGAGGGTCGAATGATTTTGGCAGCAGTTGAAGAGCTTCATGAGCATGGCCGACTTAAAGCTTGCATCCAGAACCTGCAGGACAGAATCCAGCTGACGGATTTAAAGGTAGCGGAAATCAAACAGATTCAAAAAGCTCTACAGAACCATGTAGGAGAggtgaaaaacaatgaaagcttCGCTGTAGAAATGGATGAAGTTTATAAAGACACAGAACCCATCGGGGGTGGGAAGTGGTTGTGGTTTTTTTATGATGGAGCCCTCTGCTGCACCGTCTGTGAAGAAAACTGTCATTATCCTGGATGCACAGTCGCCAAGACACCAGAAGACTGTGAGGTGATAAAAGACGGTTTCTGTGCTGTTTGTACCAACAAGTGTCCCGTTTCAGCTCACGTGAAAGAAGAGTGGAGGTatgtgaccaaaacaaaaagagttgAGATGACACTTCTGGATGTGAGGCAGAAGTACAAAAGGAATGAGACCAAAAGTGAGAACAATATTAGTCTTTCAGATCATCtggaagaggaaataaaacatcagaaagCAAAGAAGTCCCAGATCATTGATGAGATCTACAAACATGTTGTCAGACTGCAGCAGATTGACCTGAAGGATGATCCAGCACCCAAATATCTGGACTTACTGATAGAAAGTGGAGACACAGAGATGGTGCTGAGACTGGAGGGCCTGAGAAAACAAGATGGTCAAAATACTGAATGA